From one Marmota flaviventris isolate mMarFla1 chromosome 1, mMarFla1.hap1, whole genome shotgun sequence genomic stretch:
- the Smarcd3 gene encoding SWI/SNF-related matrix-associated actin-dependent regulator of chromatin subfamily D member 3 isoform X3, protein MAADEVAGGARKATKSKLFEFLVHGVRPGMPSGARMPHQGAPMGPPGSPYMGSPAVRPGLAPAGMEPARKRAAPPPGQSQAQSQGQPVPTAPARSRSAKRRKMADKILPQRIRELVPESQAYMDLLAFERKLDQTIMRKRVDIQEALKRPMKQKRKLRLYISNTFNPAKPDAEDSDGSIASWELRVEGKLLDDVRPGPGLSRCPGPSKQKRKFSSFFKSLVIELDKDLYGPDNHLVEWHRTPTTQETDGFQVKRPGDLSVRCTLLLMLDYQPPQFKLDPRLARLLGLHTQSRSAIVQALWQYVKTNRLQDSHDKEYINGDKYFQQIFDCPRLKFSEIPQRLTALLLPPDPIVINHVISVDPSDQKKTACYDIDVEVEEPLKGQMSSFLLSTANQQEISALDSKIHETIESINQLKIQRDFMLSFSRDPKGYVQDLLRSQSRDLKVMTDVAGNPEEERRAEFYHQPWSQEAVSRYFYCKIQQRRQELEQSLVVRNT, encoded by the exons ATGGCCGCGGACGAAGTTGCCGGAGGGGCGCGCAAAGCCACGAAAAGCAAACTTTTTGAGTTTCTGGTCCATGGGGTG cGCCCCGGGATGCCGTCTGGAGCCCGGATGCCCCACCAGGGGGCGCCCATGGGCCCCCCGGGCTCCCCGTACATGGGCAGCCCCGCCGTGCGACCCGGCCTGGCCCCCGCGGGCATGGAGCCCGCCCGCAAGCGAGCAGCGCCCCCGCCCgggcagagccaggcacagagccAGGGCCAGCCGGTGCCCACCGCCCCCGCACGGAGCCGCAG tGCCAAGAGGAGGAAGATGGCTGACAAAATCCTCCCTCAAAGG ATTCGGGAGCTGGTTCCCGAGTCCCAGGCTTACATGGACCTCCTAGCATTTGAGAGGAAACTGGATCAAACCATCATGCGGAAGCGGGTGGACATCCAGGAAGCACTGAAGAGGCCCATGAAG CAAAAGCGGAAGCTACGTCTTTATATCTCCAATACTTTTAACCCTGCGAAGCCTGATGCAGAGGATTCTGATGGCAGCATTGCCTCCTGGGAGCTGCGGGTGGAGGGGAAGCTCCTGGATGATGTACGTCCTGGCCCAGGTCTCTCCAGGTGTCCTGGG CCCAGCAAGCAGAAGCGGAAGTTCTCTTCCTTCTTCAAGAGTTTGGTCATTGAGCTGGACAAAGATCTCTATGGCCCTGATAATCACCTCGTTGAG TGGCACCGGACGCCCACAACCCAGGAGACAGATGGGTTCCAGGTGAAGAGGCCGGGGGACCTAAGTGTGCGCTGCACCCTGCTCCTCATGCTGGACTACCAG CCTCCCCAGTTCAAACTGGACCCCCGCCTGGCCCGTCTGCTAGGGTTGCACACACAGAGCCGCTCAGCCATTGTCCAGGCCCTGTGGCAGTATGTGAAGACCAATAGACTGCAGGACTCCCACGACAAGGAATACATCAATGGGGACAAGTATTTCCAACAG ATTTTTGATTGTCCCCGGCTGAAGTTCTCTGAGATTCCCCAGCGCCTCACAGCCCTGCTATTACCCCCTGATCCGATTGTCATCAACCACGTCATCAG TGTGGACCCATCAGACCAGAAGAAGACAGCATGCTATGACATTGATGTGGAAGTGGAGGAACCACTGAAGGGACAGATGAGCAGCTTCCTCCTGTCTACAGCCAACCAGCAGGAGATCAGTGCTCTGGACAGTAAG ATCCATGAGACGATTGAGTCCATAAACCAGCTCAAGATCCAGAGGGACTTCATgctaagcttctccagagaccccAAAGGCTATGTCCAAGACCTGCTCCGCTCCCAGAGCCGGGACCTCAAG GTGATGACAGATGTGGCTGGCAATCCCGAAGAGGAGCGTCGGGCTGAGTTCTACCACCAGCCTTGGTCCCAGGAAGCCGTCAGCCGCTACTTCTACTGCAAG ATCCAGCAGCGCAGGCAGGAGCTGGAGCAGTCGCTGGTTGTGCGCAACACCTAG
- the Smarcd3 gene encoding SWI/SNF-related matrix-associated actin-dependent regulator of chromatin subfamily D member 3 isoform X4 → MAADEVAGGARKATKSKLFEFLVHGVRPGMPSGARMPHQGAPMGPPGSPYMGSPAVRPGLAPAGMEPARKRAAPPPGQSQAQSQGQPVPTAPARSRSAKRRKMADKILPQRIRELVPESQAYMDLLAFERKLDQTIMRKRVDIQEALKRPMKQKRKLRLYISNTFNPAKPDAEDSDGSIASWELRVEGKLLDDPSKQKRKFSSFFKSLVIELDKDLYGPDNHLVEWHRTPTTQETDGFQVKRPGDLSVRCTLLLMLDYQPPQFKLDPRLARLLGLHTQSRSAIVQALWQYVKTNRLQDSHDKEYINGDKYFQQIFDCPRLKFSEIPQRLTALLLPPDPIVINHVISVDPSDQKKTACYDIDVEVEEPLKGQMSSFLLSTANQQEISALDSKIHETIESINQLKIQRDFMLSFSRDPKGYVQDLLRSQSRDLKVMTDVAGNPEEERRAEFYHQPWSQEAVSRYFYCKIQQRRQELEQSLVVRNT, encoded by the exons ATGGCCGCGGACGAAGTTGCCGGAGGGGCGCGCAAAGCCACGAAAAGCAAACTTTTTGAGTTTCTGGTCCATGGGGTG cGCCCCGGGATGCCGTCTGGAGCCCGGATGCCCCACCAGGGGGCGCCCATGGGCCCCCCGGGCTCCCCGTACATGGGCAGCCCCGCCGTGCGACCCGGCCTGGCCCCCGCGGGCATGGAGCCCGCCCGCAAGCGAGCAGCGCCCCCGCCCgggcagagccaggcacagagccAGGGCCAGCCGGTGCCCACCGCCCCCGCACGGAGCCGCAG tGCCAAGAGGAGGAAGATGGCTGACAAAATCCTCCCTCAAAGG ATTCGGGAGCTGGTTCCCGAGTCCCAGGCTTACATGGACCTCCTAGCATTTGAGAGGAAACTGGATCAAACCATCATGCGGAAGCGGGTGGACATCCAGGAAGCACTGAAGAGGCCCATGAAG CAAAAGCGGAAGCTACGTCTTTATATCTCCAATACTTTTAACCCTGCGAAGCCTGATGCAGAGGATTCTGATGGCAGCATTGCCTCCTGGGAGCTGCGGGTGGAGGGGAAGCTCCTGGATGAT CCCAGCAAGCAGAAGCGGAAGTTCTCTTCCTTCTTCAAGAGTTTGGTCATTGAGCTGGACAAAGATCTCTATGGCCCTGATAATCACCTCGTTGAG TGGCACCGGACGCCCACAACCCAGGAGACAGATGGGTTCCAGGTGAAGAGGCCGGGGGACCTAAGTGTGCGCTGCACCCTGCTCCTCATGCTGGACTACCAG CCTCCCCAGTTCAAACTGGACCCCCGCCTGGCCCGTCTGCTAGGGTTGCACACACAGAGCCGCTCAGCCATTGTCCAGGCCCTGTGGCAGTATGTGAAGACCAATAGACTGCAGGACTCCCACGACAAGGAATACATCAATGGGGACAAGTATTTCCAACAG ATTTTTGATTGTCCCCGGCTGAAGTTCTCTGAGATTCCCCAGCGCCTCACAGCCCTGCTATTACCCCCTGATCCGATTGTCATCAACCACGTCATCAG TGTGGACCCATCAGACCAGAAGAAGACAGCATGCTATGACATTGATGTGGAAGTGGAGGAACCACTGAAGGGACAGATGAGCAGCTTCCTCCTGTCTACAGCCAACCAGCAGGAGATCAGTGCTCTGGACAGTAAG ATCCATGAGACGATTGAGTCCATAAACCAGCTCAAGATCCAGAGGGACTTCATgctaagcttctccagagaccccAAAGGCTATGTCCAAGACCTGCTCCGCTCCCAGAGCCGGGACCTCAAG GTGATGACAGATGTGGCTGGCAATCCCGAAGAGGAGCGTCGGGCTGAGTTCTACCACCAGCCTTGGTCCCAGGAAGCCGTCAGCCGCTACTTCTACTGCAAG ATCCAGCAGCGCAGGCAGGAGCTGGAGCAGTCGCTGGTTGTGCGCAACACCTAG
- the Smarcd3 gene encoding SWI/SNF-related matrix-associated actin-dependent regulator of chromatin subfamily D member 3 isoform X1: MAADEVAGGARKATKSKLFEFLVHGVRPGMPSGARMPHQGAPMGPPGSPYMGSPAVRPGLAPAGMEPARKRAAPPPGQSQAQSQGQPVPTAPARSRSAKRRKMADKILPQRIRELVPESQAYMDLLAFERKLDQTIMRKRVDIQEALKRPMKQKRKLRLYISNTFNPAKPDAEDSDGSIASWELRVEGKLLDDVRPGPGLSRCPGPSKQKRKFSSFFKSLVIELDKDLYGPDNHLVEWHRTPTTQETDGFQVKRPGDLSVRCTLLLMLDYQPPQFKLDPRLARLLGLHTQSRSAIVQALWQYVKTNRLQDSHDKEYINGDKYFQQIFDCPRLKFSEIPQRLTALLLPPDPIVINHVISVDPSDQKKTACYDIDVEVEEPLKGQMSSFLLSTANQQEISALDSKIHETIESINQLKIQRDFMLSFSRDPKGYVQDLLRSQSRDLKVMTDVAGNPEEERRAEFYHQPWSQEAVSRYFYCKVRSSPCTRGFLFLCSKGNLPSHLVGLAVPRGDTCPSLPPTTTTMQWPPCPRLSSRAGCWVGRLF, from the exons ATGGCCGCGGACGAAGTTGCCGGAGGGGCGCGCAAAGCCACGAAAAGCAAACTTTTTGAGTTTCTGGTCCATGGGGTG cGCCCCGGGATGCCGTCTGGAGCCCGGATGCCCCACCAGGGGGCGCCCATGGGCCCCCCGGGCTCCCCGTACATGGGCAGCCCCGCCGTGCGACCCGGCCTGGCCCCCGCGGGCATGGAGCCCGCCCGCAAGCGAGCAGCGCCCCCGCCCgggcagagccaggcacagagccAGGGCCAGCCGGTGCCCACCGCCCCCGCACGGAGCCGCAG tGCCAAGAGGAGGAAGATGGCTGACAAAATCCTCCCTCAAAGG ATTCGGGAGCTGGTTCCCGAGTCCCAGGCTTACATGGACCTCCTAGCATTTGAGAGGAAACTGGATCAAACCATCATGCGGAAGCGGGTGGACATCCAGGAAGCACTGAAGAGGCCCATGAAG CAAAAGCGGAAGCTACGTCTTTATATCTCCAATACTTTTAACCCTGCGAAGCCTGATGCAGAGGATTCTGATGGCAGCATTGCCTCCTGGGAGCTGCGGGTGGAGGGGAAGCTCCTGGATGATGTACGTCCTGGCCCAGGTCTCTCCAGGTGTCCTGGG CCCAGCAAGCAGAAGCGGAAGTTCTCTTCCTTCTTCAAGAGTTTGGTCATTGAGCTGGACAAAGATCTCTATGGCCCTGATAATCACCTCGTTGAG TGGCACCGGACGCCCACAACCCAGGAGACAGATGGGTTCCAGGTGAAGAGGCCGGGGGACCTAAGTGTGCGCTGCACCCTGCTCCTCATGCTGGACTACCAG CCTCCCCAGTTCAAACTGGACCCCCGCCTGGCCCGTCTGCTAGGGTTGCACACACAGAGCCGCTCAGCCATTGTCCAGGCCCTGTGGCAGTATGTGAAGACCAATAGACTGCAGGACTCCCACGACAAGGAATACATCAATGGGGACAAGTATTTCCAACAG ATTTTTGATTGTCCCCGGCTGAAGTTCTCTGAGATTCCCCAGCGCCTCACAGCCCTGCTATTACCCCCTGATCCGATTGTCATCAACCACGTCATCAG TGTGGACCCATCAGACCAGAAGAAGACAGCATGCTATGACATTGATGTGGAAGTGGAGGAACCACTGAAGGGACAGATGAGCAGCTTCCTCCTGTCTACAGCCAACCAGCAGGAGATCAGTGCTCTGGACAGTAAG ATCCATGAGACGATTGAGTCCATAAACCAGCTCAAGATCCAGAGGGACTTCATgctaagcttctccagagaccccAAAGGCTATGTCCAAGACCTGCTCCGCTCCCAGAGCCGGGACCTCAAG GTGATGACAGATGTGGCTGGCAATCCCGAAGAGGAGCGTCGGGCTGAGTTCTACCACCAGCCTTGGTCCCAGGAAGCCGTCAGCCGCTACTTCTACTGCAAGGTAAGGAGCAGCCCTTGCACTCGAGGCTTCCTGTTCCTCTGTTCCAAAGGAAATCTTCCTTCTCACTTGGTGGGCCTTGCTGTTCCCCGTGGTGATACTTGTCCatccctcccccccaccaccaccaccatgcaATGGCCTCCCTGTCCCAGACTCTCTTCCAGGGCAGGGTGCTGGGTAGGTAGGCTGTTCTGA
- the Smarcd3 gene encoding SWI/SNF-related matrix-associated actin-dependent regulator of chromatin subfamily D member 3 isoform X2, producing MAADEVAGGARKATKSKLFEFLVHGVRPGMPSGARMPHQGAPMGPPGSPYMGSPAVRPGLAPAGMEPARKRAAPPPGQSQAQSQGQPVPTAPARSRSAKRRKMADKILPQRIRELVPESQAYMDLLAFERKLDQTIMRKRVDIQEALKRPMKQKRKLRLYISNTFNPAKPDAEDSDGSIASWELRVEGKLLDDPSKQKRKFSSFFKSLVIELDKDLYGPDNHLVEWHRTPTTQETDGFQVKRPGDLSVRCTLLLMLDYQPPQFKLDPRLARLLGLHTQSRSAIVQALWQYVKTNRLQDSHDKEYINGDKYFQQIFDCPRLKFSEIPQRLTALLLPPDPIVINHVISVDPSDQKKTACYDIDVEVEEPLKGQMSSFLLSTANQQEISALDSKIHETIESINQLKIQRDFMLSFSRDPKGYVQDLLRSQSRDLKVMTDVAGNPEEERRAEFYHQPWSQEAVSRYFYCKVRSSPCTRGFLFLCSKGNLPSHLVGLAVPRGDTCPSLPPTTTTMQWPPCPRLSSRAGCWVGRLF from the exons ATGGCCGCGGACGAAGTTGCCGGAGGGGCGCGCAAAGCCACGAAAAGCAAACTTTTTGAGTTTCTGGTCCATGGGGTG cGCCCCGGGATGCCGTCTGGAGCCCGGATGCCCCACCAGGGGGCGCCCATGGGCCCCCCGGGCTCCCCGTACATGGGCAGCCCCGCCGTGCGACCCGGCCTGGCCCCCGCGGGCATGGAGCCCGCCCGCAAGCGAGCAGCGCCCCCGCCCgggcagagccaggcacagagccAGGGCCAGCCGGTGCCCACCGCCCCCGCACGGAGCCGCAG tGCCAAGAGGAGGAAGATGGCTGACAAAATCCTCCCTCAAAGG ATTCGGGAGCTGGTTCCCGAGTCCCAGGCTTACATGGACCTCCTAGCATTTGAGAGGAAACTGGATCAAACCATCATGCGGAAGCGGGTGGACATCCAGGAAGCACTGAAGAGGCCCATGAAG CAAAAGCGGAAGCTACGTCTTTATATCTCCAATACTTTTAACCCTGCGAAGCCTGATGCAGAGGATTCTGATGGCAGCATTGCCTCCTGGGAGCTGCGGGTGGAGGGGAAGCTCCTGGATGAT CCCAGCAAGCAGAAGCGGAAGTTCTCTTCCTTCTTCAAGAGTTTGGTCATTGAGCTGGACAAAGATCTCTATGGCCCTGATAATCACCTCGTTGAG TGGCACCGGACGCCCACAACCCAGGAGACAGATGGGTTCCAGGTGAAGAGGCCGGGGGACCTAAGTGTGCGCTGCACCCTGCTCCTCATGCTGGACTACCAG CCTCCCCAGTTCAAACTGGACCCCCGCCTGGCCCGTCTGCTAGGGTTGCACACACAGAGCCGCTCAGCCATTGTCCAGGCCCTGTGGCAGTATGTGAAGACCAATAGACTGCAGGACTCCCACGACAAGGAATACATCAATGGGGACAAGTATTTCCAACAG ATTTTTGATTGTCCCCGGCTGAAGTTCTCTGAGATTCCCCAGCGCCTCACAGCCCTGCTATTACCCCCTGATCCGATTGTCATCAACCACGTCATCAG TGTGGACCCATCAGACCAGAAGAAGACAGCATGCTATGACATTGATGTGGAAGTGGAGGAACCACTGAAGGGACAGATGAGCAGCTTCCTCCTGTCTACAGCCAACCAGCAGGAGATCAGTGCTCTGGACAGTAAG ATCCATGAGACGATTGAGTCCATAAACCAGCTCAAGATCCAGAGGGACTTCATgctaagcttctccagagaccccAAAGGCTATGTCCAAGACCTGCTCCGCTCCCAGAGCCGGGACCTCAAG GTGATGACAGATGTGGCTGGCAATCCCGAAGAGGAGCGTCGGGCTGAGTTCTACCACCAGCCTTGGTCCCAGGAAGCCGTCAGCCGCTACTTCTACTGCAAGGTAAGGAGCAGCCCTTGCACTCGAGGCTTCCTGTTCCTCTGTTCCAAAGGAAATCTTCCTTCTCACTTGGTGGGCCTTGCTGTTCCCCGTGGTGATACTTGTCCatccctcccccccaccaccaccaccatgcaATGGCCTCCCTGTCCCAGACTCTCTTCCAGGGCAGGGTGCTGGGTAGGTAGGCTGTTCTGA